GGTTTCTCTTTCTTGTGCGCCTAAAAGGATGGCAATCCCATTGTCGTCCACATTTTCATCTACAACTTCTACCTCTTCTACTACCACAACTTCTTCGGTAGTGGTTTTTTCTTTACAAGAGAAAGTGAGTGCTGTAATAACTACTAAGGCAATAATATTAGTTTTCATAAGAGTGTTTATAAGGTTCTCCATTTAAAATTTTAAGCATGTCTTCTTCTAAGCTCTCTACTGGACGCTCCACAATACGGCCTATTTCTTTACCGTCTTTTTTAAAGATAAAAGTAGGTACACGTATGATATTATTACCGTCAGTATACATTGTAGGTTTCTTCTTAGTACGATCTACTGTGATAAGCTCTAAGTCTTGATTTTTAAAAGAAGCTTCATCAAGTATCTTAAACATCCTAGGGGTCTCACGTTTACTATCTCCACACCATGTTCCCATAAAAGTAGTGATAGTAATGCCTTCTAGCCCTTTTTCTAGGTCATTTATGTAATCTGTATTTACCACATATTTTGCATAGTTAGGATTGAACCAACTATCAAAAGGAGCTTGTTTTAGCGCACTTCTATCTTCTTTACCTACGAGCATAGTTTTTTGTTTTGGAGCAGGTTTTACCACTACCGCTGGGAGTGCAGGTTTGGCAGGTTTTTTTGGTTCTACGGTTTCTGCAACTTGAGGAGTAGGAGTGGCTTCTACTGCTTTTTTTGAGCTATCACAACTTGATATAAGAGCAAGAAGTGCGAGTGTTATATAAAAGTGTTTCATTGTCTTTGTAATTTATATTAGTGGTGTACAATCCATAACCGCTGGTTGATCTACGCCTAGTAGTTTTAAAACTGTAGGTGCAACATCAGATAGAATACCATTGTTGATTTTTTTGATATCCTTATCCACTAGAATTACGGGTACTGGGTTCGTTGTGTGAGCCGTATTTGGAGAGCCATCTGGGTTAATCATTACCTCGGCATTTCCATGGTCGGCAATGATAATTACGGTGTAATTGTTTTCTTCGGCGGTAGTTACGATGTCTTTGACACAGCTGTCTACCGTCTCACAAGCTTTAATCGCTGCCTCCATAACACCTGTATGACCAACCATGTCTGGATTTGCAAAGTTAAGACAAACAAAATCTACCTCTCCTTTATTTATTTCTGGAACAATTTTATCACGTATCTCAAAGGCGCTCATTTCTGGCTGTAAGTCGTAGGTGGCAACCTTAGGCGAGGGTGCTAGTAA
The genomic region above belongs to Dokdonia sp. Dokd-P16 and contains:
- a CDS encoding thioredoxin family protein; translated protein: MKHFYITLALLALISSCDSSKKAVEATPTPQVAETVEPKKPAKPALPAVVVKPAPKQKTMLVGKEDRSALKQAPFDSWFNPNYAKYVVNTDYINDLEKGLEGITITTFMGTWCGDSKRETPRMFKILDEASFKNQDLELITVDRTKKKPTMYTDGNNIIRVPTFIFKKDGKEIGRIVERPVESLEEDMLKILNGEPYKHSYEN